The Rickettsiales bacterium genomic sequence CGCGCGGACAAAGCACGCATGTTGACGATATTGTACAAACTGGCAAACAATCAAACATTGTAAAACCGGGAACAACCGCAGCACAATCGAGCCAAGCACAAACCGCAGCGGCACGCTTAGTTCCCGCCTCCACTGAGGTAAGAATACCAACAGAGGCGCTGACATTACGCGGCGTTTTACTTTCACGTTCCGATAATTTACCGCAAGTGCTGCAACAACTTCCTACGTCTATTTCCCTTCCCATTCAGCGGTTAGAAGCCGGCGTGACGCTCACCGTAAAGTTAGTTCCAGAAACGATTCAACTGCCACAACCAACGACGACCAGCACACCCGCTGCCGCGGCGGCCACAGCTACCACACCAACCACCGCTGCTACAACAGCGACTCTAGCAACAGCCACTCTCCCTGCAAATGCAGCCACCTCTGGTAGCCCAGCCATCACCACTGCGACACCGACAATACCGACGGCAGTGACACCCAATAATGCTGCATCCGTGCAAACCACCGCCCTGCCTGCAGCAGCCACACCGAATGCAGCCCTTCTTGGTAACCCCACACCAGCGACCCAAGCAACCGTCGCAACAACAACAGCAACAGCCTCTGCGACCAGTAGTCCAGCGACAACCGTACCGGCTGCCGCTGCTCCAACAACAACGGCTACTCCTACCACCTCAACCGCAGCGCCAACGGCGACGGCTGCTACAAGTACAACGGCTCCTGTAGCGACGGCAACAACGACGACCACTCCCGCACAAACTGCGGCCAGCGCAACGCCGAATCAAACAGGGGCGGCAGCGACCGCCACCCCAACAGCAGCTCCTACGCCTGCAGCAACGGCACAAGTGGCGCTACAGACTCAGGCGACATCGACACAAGTAGCGACACCAACAACCACAACGAATGCTCAAGCAACTAGCGTGCCTGCCGCCACCTCAGGCGCAGCGGCTCCCGCCTCACCTGCAGCGACAGCGACGCCGGCTGCTTCTATTGCTCCAACCACCGCTGCGGTGACAGTTCCCGCGGCGATACCGGTAGCAGCACAATTGGCACAAGGGCAGCTCACCGCCACCGTTATCGGGCAAGAACAATCCGGTGATACGGTCGTCAAAACAGCATTAGGAGCAATTAAAGTCAGCATTCCTTCTGGCTCTGGCGGACAGGCCAACTTGCCAGTGGGCACGACTCTTACGCTGCAATTACAGAGCATCAACGCACCCCAAACACTCGGGCAAGCAATTGCGGCACAAATTAGCAGTACGCCGGCGCCCTTAAGTGAACTTTCGATGAATTGGCGAAGCCTGCAAGAAACGGTCGAGCTCCTCGCGCAAGTGCAACCTGCTATCGCCGCGCAAGTATTGGAAAATGTAATCCCAAAACCTGGCGCAAAAATGGCCAGTTCGATGTTATTTTTCCTAAGTGCGTTGCGCGGTGGTGATGTTGGGAAATGGCTCGGCGATGATACGATTAAAATATTAGAGCAAAGTAATCGCGGCGATTTAATCCGAAAGCTCACAACTGAGTTTGGCACGCTGCGTCAATTTTTTACCGATTCACCAAGCCCCAATTGGCAAGCAGCATTTGTGCCAGTGCATGATGGTACAAACTGGCAGCAAGCCCGTATGTTTCTAAAGAAAGAGCCCCAAGGCGCAGAATCCGCTGAAGGGGGTGGCACGCGTTTTATTATGGAAGTCGAGCTCACCAAAATGGGCCCGATGCAATTTGATGGCTTAGTGCGCAAGCGCGCCAAAGCCGTGAATTTTGACCTGATCATCCGTTCGCGCAATACACTGGGTGATGCGGACCGCCAAAATATCCGCGATATTTACCAAAGCTCATCCGAACTAACCGGCTTTAAAGGCGGCATTAGTTTTCAAGTAACGAATCCGTTCCCCGTGCTACCGATGCGAGATATCCTGGCCGACGCACCAGATGTAATGGCCTAATTCCGAAGCGGCTTATTATTTTCTAGCATATGTTCGATACGATCTAGCGTTGGCTTTAACTTCACTAGTTGCATGAAATGTTCGTGTTCTAAGTCGAGTAAATCTTGCTCGGTTAGTTCGCGCGTTGAGTCATAATCTCCGCCCGTCACGACATGCGTTAAGTACCCGACAACCGTTTGATCATGCGGCGTCACTTTGCCCAACGCTGCCATACCTTTGACAGCCATATCGAGCGCTATGCGGCCTGATTTACCCGCCAACTTAATGGTAGCTGCCTCTGGCGGAGTATAACCTTCTGCCAATTCTAGCACCAAATTCTTGGCATCGAATAACAAACGATCACGGTTCATCGTAATGCGTGATTTCTCGTTGAGGATATTCAAATCTTTAGCAAGTTCCGCCGATTCGCTAACTTTGGCCAGAGCGATCGTTTCAAATACCGTTTTCGTTGCAGGCATTGCACCGCCGAATATGCCTTTTTTCTCACTGTTAAAGGCGCGGAACAGAAGTTCTTTACAGCCCCCCCAGCCCGGAATTACGCCAACACCAACTTCGACGAGACCGGTATAGGTTTCAACATGCGCTTGTACTGCATCGCAATGCAGCAAGGTTTCGCAACCGCCACCGAACGCGAAGCCATGAGCTGCGCCTACGACGGGGAACGGTGCATGTTTCAAGCCCATCACGGCATCTTGCCCTTGACGGACGACATCGGATAATAAGCTCCAACTTGCCGTGTTTGCGGCAAATAGGAAGAAGCCCAGATTCGCACCAACGGAGAAGTTTGTGCCTTCGCCACCGCCAATCACAAGGCCTTTAAAGCCATCTTTCACAATATCAACCGACTGCTGCATCATGGATAGAATATCCGGATCCATCGAATTCATTTTCGAAGTATAATCGAGCTGCAATACGCCATCACCAATATCCCAAAGTTGGCATGAACCATTCTTTTTGACCGGCGTTTTACCGCGCGTTGCATCGGATAGAAGCAATACGCCTGCCGGTTTAGGAATACCTTTATATTCACCGTCGAGGCCTAGCGCCGCATCACCTTCATAAAGAGGACGACCCGCTGCTTTTTCGATAATTGCTGGCACGGACATATTATTATCGGCACACCATTGCGCAAAAAACTCGGTACCTAGCTTGTCGATCAACTCGAATGGCCCGTATTTCCAGTTATAGCCCCAACGCATCGCGCGATCGATCGCTGGAATATCATCGGCAATCTCGCCTAACAAGCTGGCAGAGTAATGCAGCATCGGCATCAATACCGCGCGCGCATAAGCACCGCCTTCATCTTCATGTTCAACGAGATTCCGCAAGCCACCTTTAGCCGCATTAACAGATGCGAGCTTCGGCTTAACGGATGTCGCATATTCGCCGGTTTTCAGGTCGATCGATTCTTTGACGCGTTTGCCATCTTGCTTGTTCAAACGATAGAATCCGCCCAGGCCTTTGCGCCCTGTATAGCCATCTTCGATCATTTTTGTGACGAGTTCTGGCGCTTTGTAAAGCTGACAGAAAGCATCGGAATCCGGAAGGGCATCTTTGAGTTCTTTCGCAATCAGCGGCATCAAATCAATCCCAATTAGATCGAATAGGCCGAACACTCCGGTTTTGGGAATACCAACTGGACGGCTCATCACCGCATCGGCCACTTCTACGGAAACGCCCTGCTCCATTGCTTCCAACAGGCCAAGCGTCAGCCAAAATACGCCGATACGGTTGGCGATAAAGCCTGGCGTATCGTGACAGAACACATAGCCCTTACCGAGGTTTTCATGCGCGAATTTCTTGATGCGTGCAACAGCGGCTGCATCGGTATCGGTGCCCTGAACAATCTCCAACAAACGCATATAGCGCACGGGGTTGAAGAAGTGAGTCACCATAAAGTGTTTTTTGAACCCTTCATCCATTGGCTCGACCAGCGAGTGCAGCGGAATGGTCGAGGTATTAGACGAAACAATCGCATCAGCGCGGCGGTAAGGCGCAATTTTCTGGTAAACTTGATGTTTAATATCGAGGCGCTCGAGCACGACTTCGATAATCCAATCGCAGTCCCGCAGCTTCTCTAGATCATCATCGAGGTTACCCGGCGTGATGTTCTTTAATTTCTTAGGGTGAGTAATAAGCGCAGGTTTCGCCTTTTTAAGCTTCTCAATCGCGCTTGTCGCAAGCGAATTACGGTCTCCTTCTTTCGGCACAATATCCAGCAAGAGCACTTCGACCCCTGCACTCGCAAGATGTGCGGCAATGCCGCTTCCCATCACGCCTGAACCTAAAACCGCTGCTTTTTTAATCTCTGTCATAAACCGCCCCGTAATTTCTTTACTCACTTATATCTAAAGAGAGTTAAAAAAGAATGAAACGGATAATATGTTTTCGACCGTAATTAAGCCCTATTTCTGCTCGCCGATTGCAT encodes the following:
- a CDS encoding 3-hydroxyacyl-CoA dehydrogenase NAD-binding domain-containing protein gives rise to the protein MTEIKKAAVLGSGVMGSGIAAHLASAGVEVLLLDIVPKEGDRNSLATSAIEKLKKAKPALITHPKKLKNITPGNLDDDLEKLRDCDWIIEVVLERLDIKHQVYQKIAPYRRADAIVSSNTSTIPLHSLVEPMDEGFKKHFMVTHFFNPVRYMRLLEIVQGTDTDAAAVARIKKFAHENLGKGYVFCHDTPGFIANRIGVFWLTLGLLEAMEQGVSVEVADAVMSRPVGIPKTGVFGLFDLIGIDLMPLIAKELKDALPDSDAFCQLYKAPELVTKMIEDGYTGRKGLGGFYRLNKQDGKRVKESIDLKTGEYATSVKPKLASVNAAKGGLRNLVEHEDEGGAYARAVLMPMLHYSASLLGEIADDIPAIDRAMRWGYNWKYGPFELIDKLGTEFFAQWCADNNMSVPAIIEKAAGRPLYEGDAALGLDGEYKGIPKPAGVLLLSDATRGKTPVKKNGSCQLWDIGDGVLQLDYTSKMNSMDPDILSMMQQSVDIVKDGFKGLVIGGGEGTNFSVGANLGFFLFAANTASWSLLSDVVRQGQDAVMGLKHAPFPVVGAAHGFAFGGGCETLLHCDAVQAHVETYTGLVEVGVGVIPGWGGCKELLFRAFNSEKKGIFGGAMPATKTVFETIALAKVSESAELAKDLNILNEKSRITMNRDRLLFDAKNLVLELAEGYTPPEAATIKLAGKSGRIALDMAVKGMAALGKVTPHDQTVVGYLTHVVTGGDYDSTRELTEQDLLDLEHEHFMQLVKLKPTLDRIEHMLENNKPLRN